TCTCCGGTATGGATAAATCAAGGGGCTGGTCAATACTGATACAGGTAATGCCGTATGAGGCTAACTCACGGATAACCACTAGAGCATCCGTTATATTTCTGGAAAACCTGTCCCAGCGAATAAATATTAATTTGGTTATTAAACCTTTATTGCGTTTAACAAAAGCCAGCAGTTTTTTAAATTCCGGCCTGTCAAACGTTTTGGCAGAATAATCTTCCTCATAATGGGCAGCAACAGCATATCCCTGAGACGTACAATACTTCTCCAACTTATCCTTCTGATCCCGCAGAGAATACCCTTGGCTGGCTTGTTCGTCTGTCGAAACCCTGCAATACGTGATAACCCTTTCCATTGCTAATTATCTTTAGATTGTTCCTTTTTCTGTTTGC
This sequence is a window from Bacteroidota bacterium. Protein-coding genes within it:
- a CDS encoding recombinase family protein is translated as MERVITYCRVSTDEQASQGYSLRDQKDKLEKYCTSQGYAVAAHYEEDYSAKTFDRPEFKKLLAFVKRNKGLITKLIFIRWDRFSRNITDALVVIRELASYGITCISIDQPLDLSIPE